One Perca flavescens isolate YP-PL-M2 chromosome 5, PFLA_1.0, whole genome shotgun sequence genomic window, ATTCACAATGTATGCTGCGCCAGATGGCCGGAGAATACAGAACTGCTAATGGTACCACATGATCATGTCTTTGCTGTATACTAACAACGTACATAAATGCCATACACAGAGCGTTCGATTAAGGAGAGTAAACACTTAAAGGACAATGTAGATTTAGCCGTGTGTAAATCCAGATCTCACAGGCAGTATCcacaatttaaatacatttgctTGCACCTAATTAAAATGTCTCTTCGTGTTTGCATTTACATACATTTCTTAGTTTCTAGAAAGGTAAGATTACAGATGAGCATTTGGTTCATTGCAAACAAGTTATGAGTTAAAATCCAAGGGAGAGCTATGAAATTCCATGTGAGCCTGCCCCAGctccaagcacacacacacacacgcacacacgcacacacacgcacacacacacacacacacacacacacacactaaataagACTTAGTATGTCTCTAGTAATACATTACTGCTCCCATGTGGTGAAATGGGTTCTGCACTTTTTAATGGTTGATTCAGCCaagtaagaaaaacaaaatactttctcACCTCAGGCATCTCTCCATGCAAGGGTTTGGGGTTTATTAGTTCAGATTTGAGATACCTGTATTTATGCCTGATGTGaatgggatttgttttttaacttttttttatgagaACCTACCCTGCAGGAACACTCTGGAACACTCTGATCCCATTCTCACATTCACACtttggaagctgcccagtacaaccactgATCTGATCAAAGTCTAATCTACTGGCCACTGAACAGCTCCATtggagcagttggggttaagggccttgctcaagggcacctcagtggtggtaagtGCCCACCCAGATTTATCCTGTCAGTCCAGGGAATGAACCGGCAACCTCCTGGTCACAAACTCGCTTCAGTACGTTTTAGGCCACCATTGCCAAAATGATAGTCCAGTgtataagaagaaaaaagtgttACTAATAAGATTAACGATATCTACGCTCTatagacccaatcacaatgtttgtttgtatAACCGGCAGGTTAAGTCCAACTTTGTCACGCCCTTTCCAGTTAGCGTTCCCTCACAATAAACCAATGCTGTGAGGTTCCAGATCTAATAAGAAAAGTATTTATATAGCTGATTTTTTGATACAAGATTTTTCAAGGAAATGTGATTATATAGCCTACCtttcaattcattttatttgtattgtatttttttattttttactttcttcttttctatcTGTGTATTTTAGTACCTTCTTcttaagtttatttattttgtcattatgtAAGGTTATAATGCTCATTGAATGGCTCATTATATATCTTTTAAGTACGATGCCGAATTGTTAAAAAATTGTTTGtgaaaatatgcaaataaagttgaaataaataaataaaataaaggggtagttagtaaaaaaaaaaaaaggtgatttcCAGATCAGTCCCTCAGAAATAAAGACCGGCAGTAGTTAACCCTGTCAGCATCATTGTTTGTTACTTTAAATATCTTTAAGCTCGTAAAATGTATTCCAGACTTTCCCCGTGTGCTGCTTGCTTGCACGCCACAGTCAGGAACAGCTTCAGCTGTCCAGCGTGGAAGTCGGCTTGGGCCGAGAGTTATTGATAATCCCTGATAAGGAGAGTTGATACAGCCAAGGTAAACTATTTTGTCGGGACTGGTTGATGTTAATGATATTTAATAACTGTGAACACTAACTCATGTCTTTGTGTCCCTGCAGAGTAGAGTGTCACTGCTGCTTTGTGTAGTCAGAATTTTGCACAAAACCTTAAtcgatttttattattaatcattGTTTTAATGACTTTTGCCTGGTTCTTATTATATGCCCTTTTGACTGCAGtgtttcccccagtgtattgTAAGATGGTGGAATCCGTCTTataacttttttaaattcttaattTCACGATTCCGTCCATTATTTGGTATCACAGAAACTTATGTGCTCTACATTAATGCTATCATCAGTCACAACTGTTACCACTTTCACACCACCTACCAGGGTTGTCTGATCAGGGTTCGACCCTccttttggaaattcaaaccaagccagtcGACGTGGGAATGTCCCTGGTCATGACATCAGAGATCACCTGGGTCAACCCGGGAGCAATGCTTAACAATTACCTTAAGTGCTAGAAATATAAGATCATATCTTATAGTTGTTAATTGTAccgtattttatgttttacatgaAGGGTATGTTCTAAATGTTACTGAATACAGTATCCTCACATCACTACCTCACATAGTTTCTTGTTGTTGGCATCTCCTGTGATAGTCAAATTGCTCCTCCTCACTTTGTTCAACCATTTCTTCCTTCTCTCACTTTCTGAAGGGAAGCTGAACAAGACCCCGTTCTCTGAGATTGATGCACACAATTAAGAGAAAGTAACAAATCACTGAGCAGCAGGGCTGTGCTGAACATGAAATTCTAATTAAATACATTGTTCGATCTATGTGTATTAATTGTTAAATTGTCGTATTTATTGTGTCATTTTTATGGTATAAGCTTATAATAAGCCTCTGTGTGCAATGGTACCATTGAGCTGTATCCATAGTCCATAAGTAGAAACTAATATGATTAAAGCACGCTTAATTGCAATTTTAATCTATCCAGACGTAAAATTATTTATTCTAATCCTGTAAATGATTTAATTTAGACTGTGTTaagttagtctcgctttgccagaccttcctccagagcgctgctgaggagggtctggctagtccacacagcattcgaggatgcgatattacgaatcccactatggccacgccaagacccgcccttaaatagcatttattggccagctgtccatgcttacgcaaggtaacgtaacaccatttgtacaggtcttatcccctgaccaatcggctatcctaaccttaaccactcgaggtcaaatgcctaaccccaaccaatcgagctgcttcgtagggcaggtcttggcgtggccatagagggattcgtaattttgcttcatggatgggagaaaaacatactctgatttattggcatttctttaaaccaatcacaatcgctaAGGTCTGCATGGAGCCGTTGCAACACCTTTACAAACCAAATATTGCCTATTAATtacaacagtgtttttttaaacaacatataTTATTTTGTTGTGTAAGTGAGAAATGCATTGCACATAATGCTCACAGTGACTGCAGTCCTTTAAGAGACTATTTCTTTGTTAGAAAGAagttacaacaaaaaaaaagctggacAAAGAGAACCCAAACTAGCTGCATaggtacactaccggtcaaaagttttagaacacaacatttttttagaATTTTATTGAAAATtgaagtccaatgaatagcttgaaatggtacaaaggtaagtggtgaactgcctgaggttaaaaaaaaaaaaagtaaggttacccaaaactgaaaaataatgtacatttcagtattttacaaaaaggcctttttcagggaacaagaaatgggttaacaatgtaaagttgttctgcagcaatggaggttgatcaagctttgaaagttggtgctaccaattcccacaggtgttctaactggattacttacaaccccctgtgtttgtataaaagtattgttggaacacactgtggtaccgtaacctcgtgagcattatttgaacagtattgtactgcagaaagtagtgtgttgctataaaaatggcgggaaaaaaggcaattaacaatggaaaagagacagaccatcataacacttaagaatgttggtctttcctacagagaaattgcgaagaaagtcaaggtgtcagtgagtacagtattcttcaccatcaaaaggcacttagaaactgggggaaactctgacaggaagaggtctggcagacccaaagccacaacagaatcagaagacaagtttctgagagtcaacagcttgcaacagcttcaagcacagcttaatagtggtcgtaataagcaagtctcagtttcaactggaaagagaagacttggagctgcaggtttgataggtcgagttgcagcaagaaagccattgctaagacgtcagaataagaaaaagaggcttgcctgggccaagaaacatcgtcaatggactactgaagactggaagaaggtgttatggactgatgaatcaaaatttgaaatctttggttcatcacgcaggatttttgtacgccgttgagtggtggatggttcctcagtgtgtgacatcaactgtcaaacatggaggaggaagcgtgatggtctggggctgttttgctggatccagggtcagtgatttgtacagagtgaaaggcaccctgaaccaaaacggctaccgcagcattttgcagcgccatgcagtaccctctggtatgcacctagttggtcaggggttcatcccacagcaagataatgacccaaaacataagtccaagctatgccagaactaccttaggaaaaaataacaagatggtaagcttaacaacatggagtggccagcacagtcaccagacttaaaccccattgagctggtttgggatgaactgggcagaaaaatgaaagcaaagcaacctacaagtgccacacatttatgggaacttctgccacagagttgggaagaactttctgaagaatatttgatttccattgtagaaagaacgccacgagtgtgttcagctgttatatctgccaaagggggctactttgatgagtcaaaaatttagaatacattttggtttataaattgattccatgatttcttttttaacttaaattgttcatttgttctattctttaatttcagagtacaataagacattgaactgcatgaatttcaataaaaacctggaaaaattggggtgttctaaaacttttgaccggtagtgtaagtgagaaaattgcttgtttttttcttaatatGGGTGAGCTTATCCTTTAATACCTAATTTGTATTCCAAGTTGTTTGAAAGACTCCCAGTGCTAAACATTATTCAAGAGAATAAGCTCATTGGGTATTATGACAGCAAAATGATCATTTAAAGCTCACAAAGGCAAGGTTAGATTAGAAATATGCAATCGGCTAAATGCTTAAAATACAAACACgataaattaaatgaaacagAAAAGAGGGGTTTAGTGTCATATTCCTCTGCATTCATCATGTGCATGATGTTAATACCTCACTGAAAGCTGTAACCGATCAACATCATGTATTGCATTTGATTGTTTTGCTCATGTAAAGCTACCCTGTTCCTCCTTTGTGCTACTTTTCCTGCTCGAGTCCTCATTGAGACCAAGAATGTGGATCACATCACGCCAGATCTGaggtctttacactggcttcctgtctctcaaagaattgatttcaaaatactaccGTTGATTTATAAAGCGCTGAATGGTTTATTTATCTTCTGCTGCTACATTATGAAccatccagacctctcaggtcgttgAGACCAGTCTGCTTTCTCTCCCCGGAGATCTAAACATGgagaagcagcattcagtttttgtgcaccacatatctggaacaaaaacATATCAGAAAAATGCTGGTCCGCTGCAAATCTAAGTTCTCATaaattaaagctacagtgcataGTGTCTGTCTGCCCCAtcaggaattctaagtaatgacaacaaaactgtcggcgtggCCACATGATACACACGACgaaatcttctgaacacagccatgctgagaaatccagagagagttgtgtggagctgatagtcttaattggctttgtatcaactcactgggcaatggcttgaatgtaacggacgttcattaatataaaaaagttatgcactaaagctttaagggctgaagacttttctttttgatgctgccattttaattgttcatttcttacgctgcactgtaacttttccTCTTGTGTTTCATACCTGTCTCATCCTATTTTAGCTGCTTTCATATTCTCtataacaaatgtttttaattgtttttaactgcttttcaatgttttatgtaaagcactttgagatgccttattgctgaaatgtgctatacaaataaagctgccctGCCTTGCTTTGCCTCTTGCGTTGGAATGGGGCTGTGTGTCAGGACGGCCATGATTGTGCATATACGAGGTTGGAGATCAGTGTCAGTTTCCAACAAGGACTCTATATTTAGCTGGTGAGGGGACTGGGTGATCCAGTCTGACTGCAACACGTACAGACACACTTCACTGAGACCCCAACACTCGTTCACCTGCTGgctgtttcttttttatctgTGTATGGTGTATGGCGAAGAGGAGGTGAGTTATGAATactttatttctacattttGAAATGACACTGCAGTATGAATGTTTATTCCCCTCTTCTCTATACTGTGATTTCTTGAAATTTCGCATTTACAGCATCCCCTCACCGCCATGACAGACTGATGTGACTTAGAGAATGGCTTTGCTGCTTGGTACTGGAGCTGTTATCTGTGTCCTACTGACCATCCATCTTGGTGATTAGTGAAGTGGCAATTGGAGAAGACCATGTGTCAGTCGGAGGTGCCAGGGGCCAGACTGGGCCTGAACAGTCCTGACCCGCTGGTGAGAGAGGCTTTTCTGATGGCCCATGACTACATAGACTATGTAACCACAGGGGGGGCAGATGGCGCCATGGGTCCAGCTCCTACAGCCTGCACCACGGCCCTGCGCTACGCCGGAGACGAGCTCCTCACCCGCTTCCCCATCTTCTTCCGGCGCTGGCCTCGGGTCTTCAAGGACGTGACAGAGAACACGGCCTGCCCCACGCTCATGAGCATCCTGGACGAGCACTTCTTCCCACCAGTCCCTGGGGGGCGGCGCAGGGACCTGGCCTGGAGCGCCGTGCTATCGGTGTATGTGCTGGCTGGCCAGATGGCTCTGCATTGCCATGAGAGGGACATGCTGGAGGTCCTGCCACAGCTGAAGGAGTGTGTGGGGTCCTATGTGGAGAGGGTCATCTGCCCTGAGATACGAGACAAGGGAGGATGGGTAAGATTAAAGggcaatttcaatatttttcaacctggaccctattttcccatgcatcGGTGTCTAACGCCGCTTTCACACTAGCAGTTGAAATCAGAAGTCTTTCATTTCCTATGGAGATTCGCAGACCCCATGCGAATGGGTCCGAACCGGGTCCGAACGAATGCGGTGCGAAAAAAATCGTGTCAGTTGGTCATCCGGATGCGTTCAAAAAATTGAACTCTTGCGAAAGGCTACGGACGGTTCCTATCCGACGGAAGTtagcgttgctatggtactgataaacaaacctgctaatgctaattggttagctagcaacagacacagaactattgacattataccgctatatcacgtTTAACCGACCTGACATGTCAACGTCCTGGGCaacttcagcagcagcagcctttcTATTTATAGCTTTATAAgagaggtcagagagaatcggaCATTCAGACACTTATCACTCGTTCTAGTCTCTCTGCCATTTTGAACGGTGTAGTACGACGTCCGCTGGGGGTGTATTGCGTattacggagctgatttcaactgacagtgtgaaggcggcgttAGTGACCAACGCGAACAAAATATTTGACagtggtccagtattgagtAAGAACGCTGTGAACCAGGCTGCAATGTAGCCTAAACGTCCCtttccgtccactaaaagtgctgtttttgccactacCCTGCTCAGATTGTTTTAAAGCACTTCTGTCAAACTCACGGCCCGCGGGTTGAACCGTACTGCTTTTTTTCTGTGCCACatacatagactgtataatactAATGGACAAAGCAATCGattcggcgaagtgctgcaaatgcggaagtgccttaaacctgcattctatctgaattagaAGTAGAAGTCTATGAGCAAGTGACCGGCTTCTCACTTGATtttttacctcagtaaacatttttgacagtttatggtctcaatcgctagttttaagtcttctgcaataaagaatgttaatttttttttattatggtctcgttaattttttaatctgcgataaagcagggggtgttttagggtgtggctatgatgtgattgccagtgaaagtgtgtaaggtaacgtagagtgtaaggactcctccctctcgtctaaaatcgtcacatctgcaaccaggatggctgcgcccgtaacagcaaactcgacgactcatagcagatctccacaaaccaatggctgtcacacatgctctgtccattaatattatacaatctatggccacatatcaatttaggttttGAATCCCTTAGTTGTatgccaaaccaaaaagacgggaAACTCCCTTCAAACTGAAATTATCCGAACActta contains:
- the bcl2l16 gene encoding BCL2 like 16; its protein translation is MCQSEVPGARLGLNSPDPLVREAFLMAHDYIDYVTTGGADGAMGPAPTACTTALRYAGDELLTRFPIFFRRWPRVFKDVTENTACPTLMSILDEHFFPPVPGGRRRDLAWSAVLSVYVLAGQMALHCHERDMLEVLPQLKECVGSYVERVICPEIRDKGGWIGFVSRFGEKQGLEGQVKKGCCWTLLALAIGIIIYFLWKRIA